A window of the Bacteroides thetaiotaomicron VPI-5482 genome harbors these coding sequences:
- a CDS encoding glycoside hydrolase family 127 protein, whose protein sequence is MNKKNLVVIAWLAVSTMMSAQSVYPGQHQGKMKKETVAPIRVQSFDLKDVRLLASRFRDNMLRDSAWMTSLDVNRLLHSFRTNAGVFAGREGGYMTVKKLGGWESLDCELRGHTTGHLLSAYALMYAATGSEIFKLKGDSLVNGLTEVQNALKGGYLSAYPEELINRNIQGKSVWAPWYTLHKLYSGLIDQYLYADNQQALSVVTKMGDWAYNKLKPLSEETRRLMIRNEFGGINESFYNLYAITGDERYRWLAEYFYHNDVIDPLKELRDDLGTKHTNTFIPKVIAEARNYELTQNETSKKLSEFFWHTMIDHHTFAPGCSSDKEHFFDPKKCSKHLTGYTGETCCTYNMLKLSRHLFCWTGDSSIADYYERALYNHILGQQDPETGMVTYFLPLLSGSHKLYSTKENSFWCCVGSGFENHAKYGEAIYYHNDKGIYVNLFIPSQVTWKEKGLTLLQETDFPKEETTRLTLRAEKPRHTTIYLRYPSWSKNVKVLVNGKKVSVKQKPGSYIAITREWKDGDRIAATYPMQIELEATPDNPNKVALLYGPLVLAGERGTEGMQAPAPFSDPALYNDYYTYNFHVPADLRTSLKIDVKHPERTLHRVGKDLKFTTEQGDVIRPLYDLHHQCYVVYWDLQD, encoded by the coding sequence ATGAATAAGAAAAATCTAGTTGTAATAGCATGGTTGGCAGTGTCGACTATGATGTCCGCCCAGTCTGTATACCCCGGTCAGCATCAGGGAAAAATGAAAAAAGAGACAGTGGCTCCAATTCGGGTACAGAGTTTTGATTTAAAGGATGTCCGCCTCTTAGCGAGTCGTTTTCGTGATAATATGTTGCGGGATTCGGCATGGATGACTTCTCTTGATGTGAATCGTCTGTTACATAGCTTCCGGACCAATGCCGGTGTCTTTGCAGGTCGTGAAGGCGGCTATATGACTGTAAAAAAACTCGGTGGCTGGGAATCTCTGGACTGCGAACTTCGCGGACATACTACCGGACATTTGCTTTCAGCTTACGCATTGATGTACGCTGCTACCGGAAGTGAGATTTTCAAACTTAAAGGAGATAGCCTTGTAAATGGATTGACCGAAGTGCAGAATGCACTTAAAGGAGGATATTTGAGCGCATATCCCGAAGAACTGATCAACCGCAATATTCAGGGAAAGAGTGTCTGGGCACCTTGGTATACCTTGCATAAACTTTATTCCGGTCTGATAGACCAATACTTATATGCAGATAATCAGCAGGCTTTGAGTGTGGTGACCAAAATGGGCGACTGGGCTTATAACAAACTGAAACCGCTTAGTGAAGAGACACGCCGGTTAATGATACGTAATGAGTTCGGGGGAATCAACGAATCATTTTATAATTTATATGCCATCACAGGCGACGAGCGTTATCGTTGGTTGGCGGAATATTTCTATCATAATGACGTGATCGACCCACTGAAAGAACTTCGGGATGATTTGGGAACCAAACATACAAATACATTTATCCCGAAAGTAATTGCAGAAGCTCGCAACTATGAATTGACACAGAATGAGACGAGTAAAAAACTTTCAGAGTTTTTCTGGCATACCATGATTGACCATCACACCTTTGCTCCGGGATGCAGCAGTGATAAAGAGCATTTTTTCGACCCGAAGAAATGCTCTAAACACTTGACTGGTTATACCGGTGAAACATGTTGCACCTACAATATGTTGAAACTTAGTCGCCATCTTTTCTGCTGGACCGGTGATTCTTCTATTGCCGATTACTACGAGAGAGCATTATACAATCATATCCTTGGACAGCAAGACCCGGAAACAGGGATGGTAACTTATTTCCTTCCGTTACTTTCCGGCTCTCATAAACTGTATAGCACCAAAGAAAATTCTTTCTGGTGTTGTGTAGGCAGTGGATTTGAGAATCATGCCAAATATGGAGAAGCCATCTATTACCATAATGATAAAGGCATCTATGTGAATCTGTTTATTCCTTCCCAAGTGACTTGGAAAGAAAAAGGACTGACGCTTCTTCAGGAAACCGATTTTCCGAAGGAAGAGACTACTCGGCTCACTCTTCGTGCAGAAAAGCCAAGGCATACTACTATTTATTTGAGATATCCCTCATGGAGTAAAAATGTGAAAGTACTTGTGAATGGTAAAAAGGTGTCAGTGAAACAGAAACCGGGTTCTTATATTGCTATTACCCGTGAATGGAAAGATGGTGACCGTATTGCGGCCACTTATCCCATGCAGATCGAACTGGAAGCTACTCCCGATAATCCGAATAAAGTAGCTTTGCTGTATGGACCGTTAGTACTTGCCGGAGAACGGGGAACGGAAGGAATGCAGGCACCTGCTCCCTTCTCTGATCCTGCTCTTTACAACGATTATTATACTTATAATTTTCATGTTCCTGCCGATCTGCGTACATCATTGAAAATAGACGTGAAACACCCCGAACGAACATTGCACCGTGTGGGAAAAGACTTGAAATTTACTACGGAGCAAGGAGATGTGATCCGTCCGCTTTATGATTTGCATCACCAGTGTTATGTAGTGTATTGGGATTTACAAGATTGA
- a CDS encoding two-component regulator propeller domain-containing protein — MKSTIKYLVLIIMCWVCGENLQAQPYMFRNVVMSDGLSGLLVNAIYKDSEGFIWLGTDNGLDRFDGVKVKHFEFRGVDSGRKKRVNCITETDNKQLWIGNGIGLWRLNRSGSELQRIVPEKIDCAVNALLADGDVLYIGTERGLFIQKDGQLLQVQTDKNMLAACNRIMDLCLNEDKSVLWLATVQGLFSYSLKDGQINSWHFRENVPEADYFRCLTRIGETLYLGTMSQGVVCFDIPKQTFAHTVSLGCDVISDISGDGKETVYIATDGNGVHFLSHKDRKVVRRFFHDVNDKEGIRSNSIYSLLVDDRGAVWVGHFQAGLDYSLYQNGLFRTYAYPPQFNSANLSIRSFVNRGPEKVIGSRDGLFYINEATGIVKSFVKPVLTSDLILTICFYEGEYYIGTYGGGMMVLNPQTLSLKYFTQGDTELFQKGHIFCVKPDNRGNLWIGTSQGLFCYNGQTKQIKNFTSTNSQLPEGNVYEVSFDSTGKGWIATETGMCIYDPASQSLRSNVFPEGFVHKDKVRTIYEDAEHNLYFIREKGSLFTSTLTMDHFRNQSVLSTLPDNSLMSITEDNQGWLWVGCNDGLLRIKEEGEEYDSFTFNDGVPGPTFTNGAAYKDERGLLWFGNTKGLIYVDPKQVDEVRGKVRPIVFTDILANGVSINKSSLKYNQNNLTFCFTDFAYGLPSALLYEYKLEGADSDWKLLTAQSEVSYYGLSSGTYTFCVRIPGNEQSMAIYKVTVQPMIPWWGWVILAISIILIVVLVRYYVRKSAPLVTEVHEISSEEEEEEEKTAEPHPAEEKYKANRMSEAECKELHDRLVAYVEKEKPYINPDLKMGELAAALHTSSHSLSYLLNQYLNQSYYDFINEYRVAQFKKMVEDSDYSRYTLTALAELCGFSSRASFFRSFKKSTGVTPNEYIRSIGGTAKDE, encoded by the coding sequence GTGAAAAGCACGATTAAATATTTGGTTCTTATAATAATGTGTTGGGTTTGCGGGGAAAACTTGCAGGCACAACCCTATATGTTTCGTAATGTCGTTATGTCCGACGGCCTTTCCGGTTTGTTGGTGAATGCTATTTATAAAGACTCGGAAGGTTTCATCTGGTTGGGGACAGACAACGGCCTCGACCGTTTTGACGGTGTGAAGGTGAAGCATTTCGAATTCCGCGGAGTAGATTCGGGAAGAAAGAAACGGGTGAACTGTATTACAGAAACCGATAACAAGCAACTATGGATCGGAAATGGAATCGGACTCTGGCGGCTGAATCGCTCCGGTAGTGAATTGCAGAGAATCGTTCCCGAGAAGATCGACTGTGCCGTCAATGCTTTGTTGGCAGATGGAGATGTACTTTATATAGGTACGGAGAGAGGACTGTTTATTCAGAAAGACGGTCAGTTGCTTCAGGTACAGACCGATAAAAATATGCTGGCAGCCTGTAACCGGATCATGGACCTCTGCCTGAATGAAGATAAGAGTGTCCTTTGGTTGGCAACAGTGCAAGGGTTATTTTCTTATTCGCTGAAAGATGGTCAGATCAATTCCTGGCATTTCAGAGAGAATGTTCCCGAAGCCGATTATTTCCGTTGTCTGACCCGCATAGGTGAAACGCTGTATCTGGGTACAATGAGTCAGGGAGTCGTCTGTTTCGATATCCCGAAACAGACATTTGCCCATACGGTTTCTTTGGGATGTGATGTGATATCTGATATTTCCGGTGATGGAAAGGAGACGGTGTACATCGCTACAGATGGAAATGGGGTTCATTTCCTTTCTCACAAAGACCGGAAAGTGGTTCGCCGCTTTTTCCATGATGTGAATGATAAAGAAGGGATTCGCAGTAATTCTATCTACTCACTACTGGTGGATGACAGGGGTGCAGTCTGGGTAGGACATTTCCAAGCCGGATTGGATTATTCACTGTATCAAAACGGACTGTTCCGTACGTACGCTTATCCTCCTCAGTTTAACTCTGCCAATTTATCAATTCGTTCGTTCGTAAACCGGGGACCGGAGAAAGTGATTGGTTCGCGTGACGGATTGTTCTATATTAACGAAGCTACCGGCATAGTGAAAAGTTTCGTGAAACCGGTTCTTACGTCCGATCTGATCCTTACCATTTGCTTCTATGAAGGTGAATATTATATCGGTACGTATGGCGGTGGTATGATGGTATTAAATCCGCAGACGTTATCTCTCAAATACTTTACACAAGGTGATACGGAACTCTTCCAGAAAGGACATATCTTCTGTGTAAAACCGGATAACAGGGGAAATCTTTGGATTGGCACCTCGCAGGGACTATTCTGTTACAACGGGCAGACAAAGCAAATCAAAAACTTCACCAGCACCAACTCTCAGTTGCCCGAAGGAAATGTGTATGAAGTAAGTTTTGACTCTACCGGAAAAGGATGGATTGCTACAGAAACCGGTATGTGCATCTATGATCCGGCCTCACAAAGCCTTCGTTCCAATGTATTTCCGGAAGGATTTGTACACAAAGATAAAGTACGTACTATTTATGAAGATGCAGAACATAACCTTTACTTTATCCGTGAGAAAGGCAGCCTGTTTACTTCTACCTTAACGATGGACCATTTCCGCAATCAATCAGTACTTTCTACGCTTCCCGATAACTCGCTGATGTCAATAACAGAAGATAATCAAGGCTGGCTGTGGGTAGGTTGCAACGATGGATTGTTGCGTATTAAGGAAGAAGGAGAAGAGTATGACTCCTTCACCTTCAATGACGGAGTGCCGGGACCGACTTTCACTAACGGAGCGGCTTATAAAGATGAAAGAGGACTGTTGTGGTTTGGCAATACCAAGGGGTTGATCTATGTAGATCCGAAACAGGTAGATGAGGTACGTGGAAAGGTCCGTCCGATTGTCTTTACGGATATTCTGGCTAATGGAGTTTCTATCAATAAATCGTCTTTGAAGTATAATCAGAACAATCTTACTTTTTGTTTTACCGATTTTGCATATGGATTACCTTCTGCCTTGTTATATGAGTATAAACTGGAGGGAGCGGACAGTGACTGGAAGTTGCTGACAGCACAGAGTGAAGTATCGTATTATGGGCTTTCTTCCGGGACATACACATTCTGTGTACGTATTCCGGGCAATGAACAATCAATGGCCATTTATAAGGTGACTGTGCAGCCGATGATTCCTTGGTGGGGATGGGTGATTCTCGCTATATCGATTATTCTGATCGTTGTTCTGGTGAGATATTATGTGCGGAAATCTGCTCCATTGGTCACGGAAGTACACGAGATCTCATCCGAAGAAGAAGAGGAAGAAGAAAAGACGGCGGAACCACATCCTGCAGAAGAAAAATATAAGGCCAACCGTATGAGCGAAGCCGAATGTAAAGAACTTCATGACAGGCTTGTTGCTTATGTGGAGAAAGAAAAACCTTATATTAATCCCGACTTGAAAATGGGAGAACTTGCCGCCGCATTGCATACTTCTTCCCATTCCTTGTCCTATCTGCTCAATCAATATCTTAATCAGTCATACTATGACTTTATAAATGAGTATCGGGTTGCCCAGTTCAAGAAAATGGTAGAGGATAGTGATTACTCCCGTTATACATTGACAGCATTGGCCGAACTATGCGGCTTCAGTTCACGTGCTTCTTTCTTCCGTTCATTCAAGAAAAGTACCGGAGTTACTCCGAACGAGTATATTCGCAGTATCGGAGGAACGGCTAAAGATGAATAG
- a CDS encoding RNA polymerase sigma-70 factor has protein sequence METTAYTSDNIITRSYEEYHQVILNYITYRIAHRYEAEDLTQDVFVRLMDYKQMLRPDTVKYFLFTIARNLVTDYIRRYYKKQEIDSYLYDFTVTSSNDTEEKIIADDLMAMERTRLAAMPEQRRLIYTLNRFEDKSSPEIASELELSCRTVENHLFLGRRDMRDFFRNCI, from the coding sequence ATGGAGACAACAGCTTACACTTCCGACAACATTATCACCCGTTCTTACGAGGAATATCATCAGGTAATCTTAAACTATATTACCTATCGGATTGCTCACCGTTATGAAGCGGAGGATTTAACTCAAGATGTATTTGTGCGTCTGATGGATTACAAACAGATGCTCCGTCCGGATACAGTAAAATACTTCCTTTTTACGATCGCACGCAATTTAGTGACCGACTATATCCGTCGTTATTATAAAAAGCAGGAGATAGATAGTTACCTCTATGATTTTACTGTCACTTCTTCCAATGATACTGAAGAGAAAATCATTGCTGATGATTTGATGGCGATGGAACGGACACGGTTGGCAGCCATGCCCGAACAGCGACGGCTGATCTATACGTTAAATCGTTTTGAGGATAAATCTTCTCCGGAGATAGCCTCCGAATTAGAATTGAGTTGCCGTACAGTGGAAAACCATCTTTTTCTCGGACGCCGTGATATGCGTGACTTCTTCCGAAACTGTATATAA
- a CDS encoding SusC/RagA family TonB-linked outer membrane protein: MKRRGLIFNSQPNKAVIVALGLMLMLCPASRTWAYANVNDSRTIAQSQKQVKGQVVDATGEPVIGASILEKGTTNGVISDIDGNFSLNVSSPNAVIVISYIGFKSMELPASDPKLRKIIMKEDTEVLDEVVVVGYGTQKKESLTGAVTVVGAKQLENKGTMSSPLQAMQGTVPGVLITRNSGAPGDESWGMKLRGASSSNSTDPLIIVDGVEYSDGINGMRNLNPDDIESINFLKDASAAIYGSKAAGGVVLITTKKAKAGKTVVQYNGSFTGKVVGLQPELMSLDQWADAVITAQTNDGYSDSNWIRYARLAKLYKNQYIDLSHSAHPIPEGFKDVEDFVFMDNDWQDILWGNSWSTQHDLSVSGGTEKNLFRLSLGYMYDNSTLKWGNNNNQRYNMRLNNQFKLSDAVMLTSSIGYNRQDQVSPSMIGKVLSQSSPQPGLPASTIDGRPYGWGTWRALNWWAEEGGDNKLKVSAINISESLNWKIYSDLDAVVNVGYNTSTATREKVEKSIDWYNYAGTKLLATEPTQEKSKYSDSFSRTDYYMVSGYLNWHKTLAEVHNLSAMAGTQYNYTQYKYTFVSVKDINPSLEIPNGAGEVLIKDGDSKPAKWHEAMMSYFGRLNYDYKQRYLVEGNLRYDGSSKFRPENRWQFFWGVSGGWRLSEESFMQPLSSLVSNLKLRLSYGVLGNQSGVDRYDGTQLYNFSSSSGAYIGSGKVSTIDTNGKIVTTDRTWERIHSYNLGLDFGFFNNRLTGTVELFMKKNNNMLIDAQYPGVLGDNAPTMNLGKFEAKGWEGNMTWSDKIGPVQYHIGGTITYTTNKLIDLGATSVLKSGFVGKQQGYPLNSYFGLRYVGKIQTQEELEKYKYYYLDGNGIGMQDNLRLGDHMFEDVNGDGKLDQNDYVYLGTDDPKLSYSINIGLEWKGFDLSAIFQGVGRRTVFRGGEGNETWRVPMSAIYLNTTTQSIGNTWNPENRNAYYPSYTSIGSINNYNYQCSSWSVENGAYLRLKNLTLGYTLPASWLAKTNAISKLRIYFTGADLWEHSKLRDGWDPEASRKTKDLGRYPFNRTFTVGVNATF, translated from the coding sequence ATGAAACGAAGAGGATTAATTTTTAATTCGCAACCTAATAAGGCGGTCATAGTTGCTTTAGGACTGATGTTGATGCTGTGTCCGGCTTCCCGGACATGGGCTTATGCAAATGTTAATGATAGCAGGACTATAGCACAGTCTCAAAAACAAGTCAAAGGTCAGGTTGTAGATGCGACGGGAGAACCTGTTATTGGTGCAAGTATACTCGAGAAGGGAACTACGAATGGGGTAATTTCTGATATTGATGGGAATTTCTCTTTAAATGTAAGTTCTCCGAATGCTGTGATTGTTATTTCGTATATTGGTTTTAAATCAATGGAACTTCCGGCTTCCGATCCTAAATTGCGGAAGATTATAATGAAAGAAGACACTGAAGTACTGGACGAAGTGGTGGTTGTAGGATATGGTACTCAGAAAAAGGAATCTTTAACAGGTGCTGTAACCGTTGTAGGAGCCAAACAACTGGAAAATAAAGGTACGATGTCAAGCCCGTTGCAGGCAATGCAGGGCACTGTGCCCGGAGTACTTATCACTCGTAATTCCGGAGCTCCTGGAGATGAGAGTTGGGGTATGAAACTTCGTGGAGCGTCTTCATCCAACTCTACTGATCCACTCATTATTGTAGATGGTGTGGAATATAGTGACGGTATCAACGGTATGCGTAATTTGAATCCGGATGACATTGAATCTATCAACTTCCTGAAAGATGCTTCGGCTGCTATATATGGATCGAAAGCAGCGGGAGGTGTTGTATTGATTACAACGAAGAAGGCAAAAGCGGGTAAAACTGTTGTCCAGTATAATGGTTCTTTTACTGGAAAAGTGGTAGGGCTTCAACCGGAATTGATGTCGTTGGATCAATGGGCGGATGCAGTGATTACTGCTCAGACTAATGATGGCTATTCTGATTCAAACTGGATTCGCTATGCCAGACTAGCCAAATTGTATAAGAACCAGTACATTGATTTGAGTCATAGTGCACACCCGATTCCCGAAGGATTCAAGGATGTGGAAGACTTTGTCTTTATGGATAATGACTGGCAGGATATTTTATGGGGAAATTCATGGTCTACACAACATGACCTCAGTGTCTCGGGAGGTACAGAGAAAAACTTGTTTCGTTTGTCACTGGGATATATGTATGACAACAGTACCTTGAAATGGGGAAATAATAACAATCAACGTTACAATATGCGTTTGAACAACCAATTTAAGCTATCGGATGCTGTGATGTTGACATCTAGTATCGGTTATAACCGTCAGGATCAAGTATCTCCCAGTATGATAGGGAAAGTTCTTTCCCAGTCTTCCCCACAACCGGGTTTGCCTGCTTCTACTATCGACGGACGTCCCTATGGATGGGGAACGTGGCGTGCATTGAACTGGTGGGCTGAGGAAGGTGGAGACAATAAACTGAAGGTTTCGGCTATCAATATCAGCGAATCGTTGAACTGGAAGATATATTCGGATCTGGATGCCGTTGTCAATGTGGGCTATAACACTTCAACCGCTACACGTGAGAAAGTAGAGAAATCTATTGATTGGTATAATTATGCAGGCACTAAATTGTTGGCGACAGAACCTACTCAGGAAAAGAGTAAATACTCTGATTCTTTTTCAAGAACAGACTACTATATGGTTTCCGGTTACCTGAATTGGCACAAAACATTGGCGGAAGTACATAATCTGAGTGCAATGGCTGGTACACAGTATAATTACACACAGTATAAATATACTTTTGTATCTGTAAAAGATATCAATCCGTCTTTAGAGATACCAAATGGTGCCGGAGAAGTTCTGATAAAAGATGGAGACAGTAAGCCTGCAAAATGGCATGAGGCAATGATGTCCTATTTCGGACGTTTGAACTATGATTATAAACAACGTTATTTGGTGGAAGGCAATCTGCGATATGACGGTTCTTCAAAGTTCCGTCCCGAAAATCGCTGGCAATTCTTTTGGGGAGTATCTGGAGGATGGCGTTTGAGTGAGGAAAGCTTCATGCAGCCGTTATCTTCTTTGGTCAGTAACTTAAAGCTGAGACTGTCTTATGGTGTATTGGGCAATCAAAGTGGCGTAGATCGTTACGATGGTACTCAGTTGTATAATTTTTCTTCGTCTAGCGGAGCATATATTGGCTCTGGAAAAGTTTCGACTATTGATACGAATGGGAAGATTGTAACTACAGACCGTACTTGGGAACGTATTCATAGTTATAACTTGGGGCTGGACTTCGGATTCTTCAATAACCGACTGACTGGTACTGTAGAGTTATTTATGAAGAAAAATAATAATATGTTGATTGATGCCCAGTATCCGGGTGTGTTGGGAGATAATGCCCCAACGATGAATCTTGGAAAGTTTGAGGCTAAAGGATGGGAAGGAAACATGACGTGGTCGGACAAAATAGGACCTGTACAATATCATATTGGAGGGACTATAACTTATACTACTAATAAATTGATTGATTTGGGAGCAACTTCCGTTCTGAAATCAGGTTTTGTTGGTAAGCAGCAAGGTTACCCGTTGAACTCATATTTTGGATTACGCTATGTCGGTAAAATTCAGACCCAAGAAGAACTGGAAAAATACAAATATTACTATTTGGATGGCAATGGAATTGGAATGCAGGATAATCTTCGTCTGGGAGACCACATGTTCGAAGATGTGAACGGTGATGGCAAACTGGATCAGAATGATTATGTATATTTAGGGACGGATGATCCGAAACTTTCTTATTCAATCAACATCGGATTGGAATGGAAGGGCTTTGATCTCTCTGCTATTTTTCAGGGAGTGGGGCGCAGAACAGTTTTCCGTGGTGGTGAAGGAAATGAAACATGGCGGGTACCGATGAGTGCTATTTACTTGAATACTACAACCCAGTCCATCGGTAATACATGGAACCCGGAGAACAGAAATGCCTATTATCCCTCTTATACAAGCATTGGTTCTATAAATAATTATAATTATCAGTGTTCTTCTTGGTCTGTAGAGAATGGAGCCTATCTCCGTTTAAAGAATCTGACTTTGGGATATACGTTACCTGCTTCATGGTTGGCCAAAACAAATGCGATCAGTAAACTACGGATATACTTTACAGGAGCTGATTTATGGGAACATAGTAAGTTAAGAGACGGCTGGGATCCGGAAGCTTCACGTAAAACTAAAGATTTAGGACGTTATCCTTTTAACAGAACTTTCACGGTAGGTGTTAATGCAACTTTTTAA